TGGCTCCCAACAAATGGGTCCAGATGTTGGAAGTTTCGTTATGCCAGCCGTACCAATTGATGATGGATAACAGGGACTTAGAGTGGGTATTGTAAAACCTATAGCCGTGGATGATGTATCTGTTTTCTCTCCATGGAAATGGTAGTTGGTAATAATGTAAGTGTTGGTTCTCACCTAGGTTGTGTGCTTTGGAATGGTTGTAAGAGCTGATATACGATTTGATATCAGTGGTTGGATTCAAAGGTTCTTCGATGagaatttttgtttgtctCATACTCTTTTTCATTGGGCCACAGTACTCCTTCACATTAGAAAAATGGCCACGTTCTTCTCTGATTTTCAGTTGGTTGGAAAAGCTTGTCAAGGAACGCGATGATGTCCTTGTTTTAGAACATATTgtcgaagatgaagacaCTAAGGAGGTCGAAGTGGACGCACTGTTTAATTTGAAAGTAGATGTAGAATTCACGAGAGTAAGAGCGTCTGAATCACCGAGAGAGAGTTGAGACTCTGCACGTAGTGACTTACCAACAGTTCTTTTATAAATAGAACTTTCAACTTTCTTCCCCTTTAGAGTCTCTATAGTCTCCAAATGGTCATCGTGGTCACTTTCTGAATGCTTGATGGTTTCATCAATGGTAGAAAATGGATGAGGAACAAACTTCGAATAGTTATAGTTGTAGATGGATTTACCGGATTTCTTCACTTTGTGGAAATTGTCTACACCCTTACGCTTTAACCTCGATAAGGACTCCATGGGTGACGGTAAATACTGCGTTAGGTTTCTGCTTGAAGAGTCCATCCTATACTGGAATAAGGGAATGTAATGGGACctaaattattttttccgGCTTGCTTGCTCAATTGCTTTTTCGTTGAACTTCTGCAAAGACAACACTATAGATacaataaaatataaaattcGGAGGAACCTGTGTTCTAAAACAGCGACCAAACAAACTGTTATAAAAGGCAGAAAACGCTGTCTCGTTCAACTTGCCAAGCTTTAAGATGTACGCCCACGCTGTCTCACGTTGTGACTATATACTTTATCCATCAACACTTTCTCTGTTTTCCCgcagagaaaaagaaaagtgagGCGACCCTGCAGTGTACGAGTATCCACCCACACCCCACACCAGaccgtttctttttctgcgacatttctttttttcgggCCAGCGTGCCTGTCTCTTTCCACGAGAGGCGTGGATGATTCCGGGCTTTTACCCCACTTCCCCACGCTAGTTgagccaaaaaaaatatttctgGTTTTTCCGATACGCATGTTTCATGGCAACTCGAATGACTAGATTGGGCGAATGGTTGGTTGGCTACATGGTCTCCCATCCACCGAGATCTGCATTACCGTCTGTTAGTCGGAACACTATGTGCGGGATCATGTTGCCGAAAACAATCTCATTGGCCAGATACTCGTATCTGGCCTGATTCAAATAGACAGGGGTACTGAATTTGTAGTCTTCGTTGGTCTCTCCGTACTTGCTCAGATAGGGTGCTGCATAAAACGTACCTCTTTTGCCGTATGACAGATATATAGCGTTTGTCCTGGTCATTAAGAAAACCCCGTAGGAAGACGTGATTTCGCATCCATTTTTCATGTGGTCAGTACATTCTCCCTGTAAGTAACCTTGTAGTGCTATGCTTTTTTGGATATGACATCTTTGGCCGCACAATAAACACACTCCGGTTTCGTATTTATCACATTTATTCGATATTTCGTCGTTGTCAAGGGAAAACTTGGAGAGATTTACCGGGAGTTTGATTagttgaattttttctggGGACGGGTATGATCTTGAGTTTATATTCTGCACCATGTCATATATGACTTTTTGGATTCTTAAGTTATCGTTACCATCGTTGTATCTTTCGATGTTTTGAGTTAATTCGTTATAGAAAAAATCCTTCAGGAAATGAGCTAAATTGGGTAATTTGAAATAATGGAAGATTTGCTCTATTTCATCTTGTTTAGTCGTGCTGTCGCCATCGTtgtcatcatcttcgtaCTGGATACGAAATAGTAAGTACGTTTTCCTACAAAAGATGGTTAACGACTCTAGTAACAACGAGCATATAAAgtttttgctcttttctaAGCTCGTAACATCAAACTCAATGTCGTCTGGTTTGAAAAGGTCAATGTACTTTTTAAAAGTCTCAAATAAATACAACATACTTGTGTGTGGCTCGCCGGATCGATTTGATGATAGcttgattttattttggcAGTCCTTGTAAAAATTTACTCTCATCATATCTCTTGCAAGTAGAAGTAAAAGTTGGTGAAACCTTCTCTTGAACATTTCATAAACGCAAAGGGTGGGTGGTTGCGCGATCCTTTCTCGATCAGTATTATCGAAATTTTGGCTCATATACAGGAGCAAATCCATATTATTACCTTCTATTAAAAATTCGTTCCAATTCCATATTTTACTAGGGATTTCGTCGACAAATGTTTTTAACTCGACGCATTGCTTATGAAGGAACGATTTCAGTTCACAAAGTAGTCGTAAGGTCAAAACGCATTGACTGGATATCTTGTTCAAGTCCACTATTTTTCCATGTTCCCTATAAGACCTTAGTCTCAGCTCTGTATTTGCTACGGTGTTGATTAAAACATTATTAACAACTTTATATGCATCATCGATAGTAGTGACTTTTACTCCTTGTAGATCACTAAAGATCATTGCTGCTTTAATACAAATAGAGCTCAACAGTTCAACATCTTCCTCTATGTTATCTTTATGATCCTTAGTACACTCGAAAAAAGCGTTAGCTGCTTTCTTGTTAGGGTCATTCAGTTTCGGTAGAAATGAATTACTTAAGGAATTGCAAACGGGACAATATATTAGCCCTGAACCATAAGATAATGGAATGTTTTTTGTGGTTTGGTTTTGTATACCACGAATAGATTTCATATGGCCACTTAAACATTTGATATGAGATCCGTGTCCACATGCTCTTAATACTGGTTCACACCTGGTCAATTTTAATCTCGATACATCATCTTCATACGTGTCTTCCTGAATCATACTGTTTCTTGGATGCTTACCGCTAAGCTGGGAACTTATTCTGTTAATGTCTGGCGGATTTGTGAAATCAATACCATGATCACATATGTTTCGTTCTTGATAAGaaaagtaaacaaaaacatcatCGTCCTTTGACATCTTGCAAAATGCACAGTCATCGTCACAGCAACTACTCATTGacttgttattattatctaTATCTACCCTAGAAGGCGATAAACTAGGTGACATAGTCCTGGGTGTACTGATTTCAGAAGTGTCCACGCTATTGTTTTCCATAAATTTTAATTGCTGTTGAGCTagcttcttcattattttttttcttcttaatCTAGCAAGatgcttttttctttcaaattctttatcCTTGTGACTCTTATCTTCCTTCGTGGGCCATAGTATACCCGGCGTATACGAAGTAGTTTGTTCCTTTAAATAACTGCTTACATTGACATGAGGCGCTGTTTCCATTAGGTATCTAAAAATTTCCCTGATCTTGCCATGCGAGTCTGAAAAAGTATCCTTCAACAGACAGTAATACAGTATAGAACCAATGCTGTGGTAATGGCAAAACTCTGTGTCTACAATTGCATATTCATGCCACAATATTCCCATGAATTCATTTAGGTTATTAACCACGCATAAATGTATCAAATGGACAACTCTTGGTAGTAAGTGGTCGTAATCATATTTGATGATATGCTCAAgtgtattttttaaaaacaaGCCAAAGGTGTTTGCTGACGATATTGAGTAAAGTCCTGAATAGAAAGTGCTCTTTAATAAATCCTTGACTTTTTTCGCTGGTACAAAAGTGTCTTcatatttcattttcttcaaattggCCATGTTCAGCCTGATATTTTTCTCTACATCATACCTTCTACTAGAAGAGAGTCCTATATAATAAGGATCAATCTCGTCTTtgtacttttctttcaatgaaaaagtCCCGTTGTCAGTTAAACTTATTGGAGGAATATAGTTGGcgtatttttcaagatataTGTCAAATGAAGGGTGCTTGGTAATATGCTCGGGAATGCAATTGTTAATTTGTGCGTAAGAGCATGTGTCAAAGCAGAGGGCGTGAATAATCTCTGACTTGAATGTTCTTTCAAACCCCTCTTTAGAGGATTTCATGACCAACGACCTCACTTCTGTGAGCAATTGAATCAGTAACAAAATACATTCATTGACAACAGCTATGGTAGTTTCTGCATCAGGATAATCGTACATTGGTACACCATTTGCCCAATGTTTTAATCCCCATCTTGAAAGATATGTAACCATTAGTTCATCAGGATTACACATTGCCATGCTGAATTGGACATTAAAGATGTCACTAACGTAAGTGAACTCTCTCATGCTGTATTTCGTATACATCCTGGCCTGGTGAGTGATTGGAGTACCATTTCTTACCCAAAAGCCGACATTGATTTGCCCGATCAGAACCAGGGTAGATAAAGCCGATTCTGATATGTGCAAAGCTTTCTGCTTATCTTGGAAAACCTCGTACAAATCAATGTAGTTTGTTAAATATGTAGGAAGAGGCTCATATCTACCACATTGGCTCCATTGAATGACGAACTTGAATAAATACGACATtggattgaaaaaatattgtgTGTTCACCCCCACTTGGTAATCGATCGTTTCTGCAACGTAGTTACATATAGTTTCTCTAACAGTAGACAAACTTGCTTTGTTGGTGTCAGTTTCACTAGTTGATATGTTATCAGATGCTATGGCCTTTCTTGAGTGAGTTAACGACTCAAATTCCCTATTCTGAGCAACATCCAATAGCTTGAGAACAATATGTTTACGGAAAGTCGCGTCTTTTACCAACGATATACTACGTACGTAGCCATCTGTCATAATTAAAATcgacgaaaaaaagaaatagaacGCAGAGAagtcaaaattttcaacttcCACATGTTCTTTGGTTTCCCTTTTTAAAGGAAGCACATTATTGAATTCAGAAAAGGATTCAATTATTGCATTGAAAATCGCGTCGTTCGATAGAAGCTCTTCTGGAACTGTGTTTGCTGACATAATCGTACAAAGATCTTTGAAGCAAATGATTGTTCTCCGGTTTCGTATGGTTTCGGTAGGTAATTTGAACCCATTGTATAAAGATATAGGTAAGTATGACATCAAGTCTTCCGGATTGAATGCCATGAGAGTAAAGGCGAACCTGATGGTTCTTTCGATAAATCCAGAGCTTATAGTCATATTTGCTATGCTGGGGTCTTGGAAAGTGTATTGTCCCAAGAGACTCATTAGAGTTACCTGGCATTCTTTAGCGTCTGAAGCCACGGCATCATAGAGAACGGAGAGATAAATGTCGATATACTGAGCGGCAAGAAATTTTCTACTCTCATCCCTTAAGGAAAATAATGACGTTATGATCTTTAACATTTTGAACTTGGACTTTCTCGACAGAATGTTAATGGAATTTATAATGATATATTGGAATCTTGATCCATAAAAACTGTAAAAATGACTCACCGAGTTCGGCGAATGTGCATTGGTTAATCTATCATTGTATTTGGTTAATATTTTCGAGATTTTCTCATCGTTTATATGTTCTAGTGGCCAAGGTTTGAACCAGGACCCATTACTATCTTCATTCGATAGTAGAAATCCACCTAATAAGTTTATTTTAGAGAAATCAGGGTTTGAGTTTGAAGGACTAGCTCTCATTTTAGAAAAGTGCGAATACCAAACATCGAGCATGGAAATccgaagaaaatatttaattTGCAATGATTCGGTCGACTTGAAGCACATAGAGTACAGCCAGTTCGTTAAATCGTCTGTTAGTTTTCTATTAAATATATCACTCATTTTCCGTACGTAAACTTTTATGTTTTCCTTCTGAAACCCTTCAGCTATTCTattcatttcaaaaaagttttcacCTTGGAGCACAGTTACTACATCATGGGAGTCTTCTAGAGCCCTGGTAATAGAAATGGCATACTCAATAGGCACGTTCAATGTTTTGGTTATTATAGACGCTAGGTCCATATAGTGTACGTTACACTCTTCGTCCTCGATTTGGATAGCCCATTCCTCGCGGGgctctttctttgtattAGACCAATTGCTGTCAAAAAATGCAGAATTGTCATCGTTGACCAACGATTCGTATTCTTGATTATCCGTTGTGTCATCGTTGACAGGATTCCTGGGGGAAGATGTTTTTATCTCACCAGAGTTGGTTTCTGCCTCCTCCTTGTAGCAAACCGTTACatcaattaaaaaatcCAGTACATAATTCAATAAGGAAACAAcgttttcgtcatcaatATCGTCATTAGTTTCACTAAAACCAGAAACATTATTCAGTTCGTTCATGCATTTGAATGCTAGACTTGGATCATTGAAGGCAAAGGGATCACCACAATGGCATATTCTGCCTTCCGGGCGCATAACCACTTTGGCTACATAAGAATGATTCATgtgttttcctttatcaAAACAAAGTTCGCAGATTTCATATAGTGGATTCGTAGAGCATGTAAAACAGTAGTAGACTGTCTCAGAGGGGAAACATAAACGTGTGCATGCTGTTCCTGTGTGTATGTTATCTAGTGGGCGATGGTCACTCTCGAACTCTAGTGTTTTCCACTGTTTGCCATTTAGTATGTCTCTATACGCTTCACTTGTCCAAGCCTCGGAATTGAGGATGGAGACGAGAGAGGGCCAATCGACATGGTTATCATTATTCTTAAGGCGTAGATTCAAAGTTTTCCATAGCAGATAACTAGTGGTTTCGTTGTACTCGCATTTGGCGAGTTTCGGGAGCTGGGTGAGGAAGTCCCTGATATTGTTTATAGCCAGATTAGAATCCTCCATGCGTGGTTGTTAGGTGGCAGCTAGTTGTCTGCCAAATATTCCCTATATTGCTAAAAACGAGTAAATAAATActgataataaaaaaacaaggcccgctctttcttttaaaaagcTTAAGACCAATTATTTTTAGCGATCTGGTGATGGTAGGCCAAGCaattgaaaacgaaagtACCAAGTCAGTTAGGCTTCTTCCTGTGGCTGTTTATCGGCGATGATCTTGACTGGTACCGCATACAACTCCACCAAACGCCACTGTAAATTGCCGCCGTCACTGTCGCAACGTGCTAAGTGACGGCCGGACTGGTATTACTTTTGTTCAAATAACAACCATTTCAGATTCTAAATCACTTACAGTGGTCCTACATAGGCGAGAGTAAGATCATGCAATTGATGCTATTGGGTGATATTAAGTTTTGCAAG
This DNA window, taken from Saccharomyces eubayanus strain FM1318 chromosome XII, whole genome shotgun sequence, encodes the following:
- the UBR2 gene encoding putative ubiquitin-protein ligase UBR2, producing MEDSNLAINNIRDFLTQLPKLAKCEYNETTSYLLWKTLNLRLKNNDNHVDWPSLVSILNSEAWTSEAYRDILNGKQWKTLEFESDHRPLDNIHTGTACTRLCFPSETVYYCFTCSTNPLYEICELCFDKGKHMNHSYVAKVVMRPEGRICHCGDPFAFNDPSLAFKCMNELNNVSGFSETNDDIDDENVVSLLNYVLDFLIDVTVCYKEEAETNSGEIKTSSPRNPVNDDTTDNQEYESLVNDDNSAFFDSNWSNTKKEPREEWAIQIEDEECNVHYMDLASIITKTLNVPIEYAISITRALEDSHDVVTVLQGENFFEMNRIAEGFQKENIKVYVRKMSDIFNRKLTDDLTNWLYSMCFKSTESLQIKYFLRISMLDVWYSHFSKMRASPSNSNPDFSKINLLGGFLLSNEDSNGSWFKPWPLEHINDEKISKILTKYNDRLTNAHSPNSVSHFYSFYGSRFQYIIINSINILSRKSKFKMLKIITSLFSLRDESRKFLAAQYIDIYLSVLYDAVASDAKECQVTLMSLLGQYTFQDPSIANMTISSGFIERTIRFAFTLMAFNPEDLMSYLPISLYNGFKLPTETIRNRRTIICFKDLCTIMSANTVPEELLSNDAIFNAIIESFSEFNNVLPLKRETKEHVEVENFDFSAFYFFFSSILIMTDGYVRSISLVKDATFRKHIVLKLLDVAQNREFESLTHSRKAIASDNISTSETDTNKASLSTVRETICNYVAETIDYQVGVNTQYFFNPMSYLFKFVIQWSQCGRYEPLPTYLTNYIDLYEVFQDKQKALHISESALSTLVLIGQINVGFWVRNGTPITHQARMYTKYSMREFTYVSDIFNVQFSMAMCNPDELMVTYLSRWGLKHWANGVPMYDYPDAETTIAVVNECILLLIQLLTEVRSLVMKSSKEGFERTFKSEIIHALCFDTCSYAQINNCIPEHITKHPSFDIYLEKYANYIPPISLTDNGTFSLKEKYKDEIDPYYIGLSSSRRYDVEKNIRLNMANLKKMKYEDTFVPAKKVKDLLKSTFYSGLYSISSANTFGLFLKNTLEHIIKYDYDHLLPRVVHLIHLCVVNNLNEFMGILWHEYAIVDTEFCHYHSIGSILYYCLLKDTFSDSHGKIREIFRYLMETAPHVNVSSYLKEQTTSYTPGILWPTKEDKSHKDKEFERKKHLARLRRKKIMKKLAQQQLKFMENNSVDTSEISTPRTMSPSLSPSRVDIDNNNKSMSSCCDDDCAFCKMSKDDDVFVYFSYQERNICDHGIDFTNPPDINRISSQLSGKHPRNSMIQEDTYEDDVSRLKLTRCEPVLRACGHGSHIKCLSGHMKSIRGIQNQTTKNIPLSYGSGLIYCPVCNSLSNSFLPKLNDPNKKAANAFFECTKDHKDNIEEDVELLSSICIKAAMIFSDLQGVKVTTIDDAYKVVNNVLINTVANTELRLRSYREHGKIVDLNKISSQCVLTLRLLCELKSFLHKQCVELKTFVDEIPSKIWNWNEFLIEGNNMDLLLYMSQNFDNTDRERIAQPPTLCVYEMFKRRFHQLLLLLARDMMRVNFYKDCQNKIKLSSNRSGEPHTSMLYLFETFKKYIDLFKPDDIEFDVTSLEKSKNFICSLLLESLTIFCRKTYLLFRIQYEDDDNDGDSTTKQDEIEQIFHYFKLPNLAHFLKDFFYNELTQNIERYNDGNDNLRIQKVIYDMVQNINSRSYPSPEKIQLIKLPVNLSKFSLDNDEISNKCDKYETGVCLLCGQRCHIQKSIALQGYLQGECTDHMKNGCEITSSYGVFLMTRTNAIYLSYGKRGTFYAAPYLSKYGETNEDYKFSTPVYLNQARYEYLANEIVFGNMIPHIVFRLTDGNADLGGWETM